The following proteins come from a genomic window of Candidatus Protochlamydia phocaeensis:
- a CDS encoding RasGEF domain-containing protein yields MHNIHPHSPSPSLLTQEEAKALAEAKISVKAEEGQKIGIITTASGRSFSVKLVSRDGSFLNQTTLEQMAGKVAYMLLQNGLLTDQFQGARINQEGIALKKHQEGNKAPEGNKTPEKSSSKEDILYDNPIKHTEASLKAYQALTTFARERLTKSEESNRDTKPSDLGSQAPLPLKTPQSDLQNPKAPLSGTEKAPSPLASEETEKASQRPQTIETPPTELPKEKKEALLSKEDKDIYRNKIDQLMEKSLELATGNKQTSHKLTLRDGELQIAERRLGVKGRQGTSKQARQTAKETIALLKIGLENNLFNQNDVKKLENLKENLAKQLEATLNKQPELQEEFDQVFANIDQQKANFPKVETFADKIKALQLQAVKESKEDPKAGLKAIFNFLLQPEQKEFRQLFAAAGRSMSFIKEDKDNVALLIDIMKAKLDEHVKKREAHEPGNPYDLKPDVIAEKEVIFTLARELVERGMINPEDVKDLVKIGKEDKKFTIKDLASNLDHAKPAANPQAANIVANLKVQDSQVSIREELHKIAKGNGTKGFMENFASDLSRLSAIGIKNIHSSELNNQAWSKKDKREETSPNVVFSTRLTNQISDMLSTSLVLNGSLSPKDRTRLYEFYVKTAYYLANEHVPRDYNTVQSILAAIENSSVYNLRKQDEEVDGIKLSKKTTEQLEELRFIFNSSGSYKNQRIRYRQAQESGTPYIPYLGTMLTDMTFILDGNKEKFAENTLPQQAQGHDILNLGALKLAGGVHRDLELAQQMIEISKPPHNMSSQPSYEPLHYDLQGQLLQIDFPNADEILGERRKELRKKKA; encoded by the coding sequence ATGCATAATATCCATCCTCACTCTCCTTCCCCTTCTTTGCTTACTCAGGAAGAAGCCAAAGCTCTAGCCGAGGCGAAAATTAGCGTTAAAGCTGAAGAAGGTCAAAAAATTGGAATTATTACGACAGCAAGCGGACGTTCCTTTTCTGTTAAGTTAGTTAGCCGTGATGGTTCTTTTTTGAATCAGACCACTTTAGAGCAAATGGCTGGAAAGGTGGCTTATATGCTTTTGCAAAACGGCTTATTAACCGATCAATTTCAGGGGGCCCGTATCAATCAAGAAGGAATTGCCTTAAAGAAGCATCAAGAAGGAAATAAGGCTCCTGAAGGAAACAAAACGCCAGAAAAGTCTTCCTCTAAGGAAGATATTCTTTATGATAATCCGATCAAGCATACGGAAGCTTCTTTAAAAGCTTATCAAGCTTTGACCACATTTGCTAGAGAACGCCTTACAAAATCCGAAGAATCAAATAGAGATACGAAGCCTTCGGATTTAGGCTCCCAAGCTCCCCTTCCGCTTAAAACCCCACAGTCTGACTTGCAAAATCCAAAGGCGCCTTTGTCTGGAACAGAAAAAGCTCCCTCTCCCCTTGCTTCTGAAGAGACGGAAAAAGCTTCTCAAAGGCCACAAACCATTGAAACGCCTCCTACCGAATTGCCCAAAGAGAAAAAGGAAGCCTTGCTTTCTAAAGAGGACAAGGACATCTATCGCAATAAGATTGATCAATTAATGGAAAAATCCCTTGAACTTGCAACAGGAAACAAGCAGACCTCTCACAAACTGACCCTGCGGGATGGCGAGCTTCAAATCGCAGAAAGACGACTCGGTGTAAAGGGCCGTCAAGGAACGAGCAAACAGGCCCGGCAGACAGCAAAAGAAACGATAGCTTTGTTAAAGATAGGCCTAGAAAACAACTTATTTAATCAGAATGACGTCAAAAAATTAGAAAATTTAAAAGAAAATTTAGCTAAGCAGCTTGAAGCGACTCTTAATAAGCAGCCTGAATTACAAGAGGAATTTGATCAGGTTTTCGCTAATATAGATCAGCAAAAGGCCAATTTTCCCAAAGTTGAGACTTTTGCCGATAAAATAAAAGCGCTTCAACTACAAGCCGTGAAGGAAAGCAAGGAGGATCCCAAAGCCGGCTTAAAAGCCATTTTTAATTTTTTATTACAGCCCGAACAAAAAGAATTCCGCCAGCTCTTTGCTGCTGCAGGCCGTTCCATGTCCTTCATTAAGGAAGATAAAGACAATGTCGCCCTCCTAATTGATATCATGAAAGCGAAACTGGACGAGCATGTAAAAAAAAGAGAGGCGCACGAGCCGGGCAATCCCTATGACCTAAAGCCGGATGTCATTGCCGAAAAAGAGGTGATTTTTACCTTGGCACGGGAACTTGTTGAACGTGGGATGATTAATCCAGAGGATGTAAAAGATCTCGTTAAAATAGGAAAAGAAGATAAAAAATTTACCATCAAAGACTTAGCTTCAAATTTAGATCACGCTAAGCCAGCCGCTAATCCCCAAGCAGCAAACATTGTTGCCAATTTAAAAGTGCAAGATTCCCAAGTCTCTATAAGGGAAGAGTTGCATAAGATAGCCAAAGGCAACGGAACCAAAGGATTTATGGAAAATTTCGCTAGCGATCTAAGCCGGCTATCGGCCATTGGCATAAAAAACATTCACTCTTCAGAGCTAAACAACCAGGCTTGGTCTAAAAAAGACAAAAGAGAGGAAACAAGTCCTAATGTCGTTTTCTCCACTCGGTTAACGAATCAAATTTCTGATATGCTTTCAACAAGCCTTGTTCTGAATGGTAGCTTGTCTCCTAAAGATCGCACGCGCCTTTATGAATTTTATGTTAAAACGGCCTATTATTTAGCCAACGAACATGTCCCTCGTGATTATAATACAGTCCAGAGCATTCTGGCAGCGATTGAAAATTCTTCCGTTTATAATTTGAGAAAACAAGACGAGGAAGTAGACGGAATCAAGCTATCCAAAAAAACAACAGAGCAATTAGAGGAGTTGAGATTTATATTTAATTCCTCCGGTTCATATAAAAATCAAAGAATAAGGTATCGCCAGGCCCAAGAAAGCGGAACCCCCTATATTCCTTATTTAGGTACGATGCTGACGGATATGACATTTATCTTGGACGGTAATAAAGAAAAATTTGCAGAAAATACTCTACCCCAACAGGCTCAGGGACACGATATTTTAAATTTAGGAGCCCTTAAGCTTGCGGGGGGTGTCCATAGGGACTTAGAGCTAGCCCAGCAAATGATTGAAATTTCCAAACCTCCCCATAATATGAGCTCTCAACCTTCCTATGAGCCTCTCCACTACGATTTGCAGGGTCAATTATTGCAAATAGATTTCCCTAATGCGGATGAAATATTGGGAGAGCGAAGAAAAGAACTTAGAAAGAAAAAAGCCTGA
- a CDS encoding sigma-54-dependent transcriptional regulator: MSIEKILVVDDELLMRNFLVEALKRKNIEAVAAENGEKAVKLLQDQAFDMVITDMKMPGLSGMDVLRKVKELSPRTLVIVITAFGTIENAVEAMKAGAFHYLIKPFSLESLLANIEKANQHVALVEENDYLREQVAGNRYAREVIAESPAMKQVLKDIERIAKSNANVFINGETGTGKEVIAHVIHYSSPRANQPFIKVNCAAVPETLVESEFFGHEKGAFTGASTKRLGRFELANGGSLLLDEITEIPLVLQAKLLRVTQEQEFERVGGSKPIKVDVRLISTSNRDMKEAIASKVLREDLYYRLNVVPIYLPPLRERREDIIPLAEHFMERMCRENHLERKRLSTEAQNKLLQYRWPGNVRELANVIERSIVMDPGKVIQGDHLYLEEAGVNMIAGKTIQELEKQLIVETLQMHQNRTKAAETLGISLKELRSKLQEYNLT, translated from the coding sequence ATGTCTATTGAAAAAATCCTCGTGGTTGATGATGAGCTGTTAATGAGAAATTTCCTGGTCGAAGCCCTTAAGCGGAAAAATATTGAGGCTGTTGCTGCTGAAAATGGAGAAAAGGCTGTCAAGCTTTTACAAGATCAAGCTTTTGACATGGTCATTACAGATATGAAAATGCCGGGTCTGTCCGGCATGGATGTCTTACGCAAAGTCAAGGAGCTATCTCCTCGCACGCTCGTCATTGTTATTACTGCCTTTGGTACAATCGAGAATGCCGTTGAAGCAATGAAAGCGGGAGCTTTTCATTATTTGATTAAGCCTTTTTCCCTTGAAAGCCTCCTAGCTAATATTGAAAAGGCTAATCAGCATGTTGCCTTAGTCGAAGAAAACGACTACTTGCGCGAACAAGTTGCGGGAAATCGCTATGCGCGGGAAGTCATTGCCGAAAGTCCAGCAATGAAGCAAGTCCTAAAAGATATCGAACGAATTGCCAAAAGCAACGCTAATGTGTTTATTAATGGAGAAACGGGAACGGGAAAGGAAGTCATTGCCCATGTCATTCACTATAGCTCACCGAGGGCCAATCAACCCTTTATCAAAGTCAATTGCGCTGCCGTTCCCGAAACCTTGGTCGAATCGGAATTCTTTGGTCACGAAAAAGGGGCTTTTACAGGCGCTTCGACAAAGCGGCTAGGACGCTTCGAGCTTGCTAATGGAGGATCTCTTCTTCTAGATGAAATTACGGAAATCCCTCTCGTGCTGCAAGCCAAGCTGCTACGCGTCACCCAAGAGCAAGAGTTTGAGCGCGTAGGCGGTTCCAAACCGATTAAAGTAGATGTCCGCTTGATTTCCACCTCCAACCGCGACATGAAGGAGGCGATCGCCAGTAAAGTCTTGCGCGAAGATCTTTATTATCGCTTAAATGTCGTTCCCATCTATCTGCCCCCTTTGCGAGAGCGGCGGGAAGACATTATCCCCTTAGCTGAACACTTCATGGAACGGATGTGCCGGGAAAACCACTTGGAAAGAAAAAGACTCAGCACGGAAGCGCAAAATAAGCTGCTCCAGTATCGATGGCCGGGTAATGTGCGCGAGCTTGCCAATGTCATCGAGCGTTCGATCGTGATGGATCCGGGAAAAGTGATTCAAGGCGATCACCTCTATCTAGAAGAGGCGGGAGTCAATATGATAGCAGGCAAAACGATTCAAGAGCTGGAAAAACAGCTCATTGTCGAGACTTTGCAGATGCATCAGAACCGCACAAAAGCGGCTGAAACATTGGGAATCAGCCTCAAGGAGCTACGCAGCAAACTGCAAGAATATAATTTGACCTAA
- a CDS encoding two-component system sensor histidine kinase NtrB: MTNSQTLRPEEGSEQGIVLTQAFKQFSLETERLELAYGSLQEQFKGIQRSLQESHMRLAGKLAELDFVTHYLEAILQHISQGILFIDANGVVTTYNAAAESLLGIPRKELLFHPFCDFFSDPFLGFSLKEALHSNFCPKVSFVSWTTKEGEKKELEVEATFVALGSQSYPLDYRQPTESPIQGLLVLIRNITEVRRLQQIANRHDRLKELGEMAAHLAHEIRNPLGGIKGFATLLHQDLRDRPDLQQMATYIMEGTDSLNHFVSNILNYTRPFHPHFELIDIIGYLEEMRPLLQADQAWNERLFFEFNKKVPHLVLPIDPDLFKSALLNLFVNAIQAMPEGGKLSVTVDQEKDYGLILIQDTGIGIPKDDLPKIFSPFFTTKEGGTGLGLAEVHKVIQAHQGWIEVQSEIGKGTTFMIKLPLKAVE, encoded by the coding sequence ATGACTAATTCTCAAACTCTCAGACCAGAAGAAGGCAGCGAACAAGGGATTGTGCTGACGCAGGCCTTTAAGCAATTTTCATTAGAAACCGAACGCTTAGAGCTTGCTTATGGCAGCTTGCAGGAACAATTTAAGGGCATCCAGCGCAGTCTGCAAGAATCGCATATGCGTTTGGCGGGAAAATTGGCCGAGCTGGACTTTGTCACGCATTACTTGGAAGCGATCTTACAACATATTTCACAGGGAATTTTATTTATAGATGCCAATGGCGTGGTGACGACTTATAATGCGGCAGCAGAATCGTTGCTGGGGATTCCGCGAAAAGAGCTGCTCTTCCATCCCTTTTGCGATTTTTTCAGCGATCCCTTTTTGGGATTTTCATTAAAAGAAGCCCTTCATTCTAATTTCTGCCCCAAGGTCTCTTTTGTCTCTTGGACAACTAAGGAGGGGGAAAAAAAAGAATTGGAAGTCGAAGCGACTTTTGTGGCGCTGGGAAGCCAGTCTTATCCTTTAGACTACCGTCAACCGACCGAGTCTCCTATACAAGGATTGCTTGTCTTGATCCGCAACATTACAGAGGTGCGCCGTCTTCAGCAAATTGCCAATCGCCATGATCGTTTAAAGGAATTGGGAGAAATGGCCGCACATTTGGCTCATGAAATCCGCAATCCGCTAGGAGGAATAAAAGGGTTTGCGACTTTGCTGCACCAAGATTTAAGAGATCGTCCGGATTTACAGCAGATGGCCACTTATATTATGGAAGGCACAGACAGCCTCAATCATTTTGTTTCAAACATTCTTAATTATACCCGTCCTTTTCATCCCCATTTCGAGTTGATAGATATCATTGGATATCTTGAAGAAATGCGTCCGCTTTTACAGGCCGATCAAGCGTGGAATGAGCGTTTATTCTTTGAGTTTAACAAAAAAGTTCCCCATTTAGTTCTTCCTATCGATCCGGACCTCTTTAAATCGGCGCTTTTAAACCTATTTGTTAATGCCATTCAAGCTATGCCGGAAGGGGGAAAGCTATCTGTCACGGTCGATCAAGAGAAGGATTATGGCTTAATTTTGATCCAAGACACAGGAATTGGCATTCCAAAAGATGACCTTCCTAAAATTTTTTCTCCTTTTTTTACAACTAAAGAAGGAGGGACCGGACTAGGACTGGCCGAAGTCCATAAAGTCATTCAAGCCCATCAGGGATGGATTGAAGTCCAATCAGAAATTGGCAAAGGCACAACCTTTATGATTAAACTTCCCTTAAAAGCAGTAGAGTGA
- the rpsD gene encoding 30S ribosomal protein S4, whose translation MARYTGNKNRIARRYGVNIFGRARNPLLHKPNPPGVHGARRRKKSDYGLQLEEKQKLKAIYGMLSEKQLVAYYKKALRLEGNTANHFVEMLECRLDNIVYRLKFASTIFAAQQLVSHGHILVDGQKVDRRSFQVKPGMVISIKEKSRKIKIIGESMDSPSRSVPEYLSFDKDHFSGQLLARPMFEQMPWPIEISLPVVCDFLAHTT comes from the coding sequence ATGGCTCGTTATACAGGTAATAAAAATCGCATTGCCCGCCGATATGGTGTAAATATATTTGGGCGTGCGCGAAATCCTCTACTGCATAAGCCAAATCCACCAGGTGTGCATGGTGCTCGTCGACGTAAGAAGTCTGACTATGGCCTTCAGCTAGAAGAAAAACAAAAGCTTAAAGCAATCTATGGAATGCTAAGCGAAAAGCAGCTAGTTGCTTATTATAAAAAAGCACTTCGCTTAGAAGGCAATACAGCTAATCACTTTGTTGAAATGCTCGAATGCCGTTTAGATAACATCGTTTATCGTTTAAAGTTTGCTAGCACAATCTTTGCTGCTCAGCAGCTCGTTTCTCATGGACATATCCTCGTCGATGGCCAAAAAGTCGATCGCCGTTCTTTCCAAGTGAAGCCTGGTATGGTGATTTCTATTAAAGAGAAATCTCGCAAGATTAAAATTATTGGCGAATCGATGGACAGTCCTTCTCGCTCCGTTCCTGAATATTTATCTTTCGATAAAGATCATTTTTCTGGACAACTTTTAGCGAGACCAATGTTCGAGCAGATGCCTTGGCCGATTGAAATTAGTCTTCCTGTTGTTTGCGATTTCTTGGCTCATACGACCTAA
- the yidD gene encoding membrane protein insertion efficiency factor YidD produces the protein MKTIPKKIFIFLIKIYQLTISPLLGLTCRFYPSCSHYMIEALQKHGIFKGAWLGLKRIARCHPWNPGGHDPVP, from the coding sequence GTGAAGACGATTCCTAAAAAAATTTTCATTTTTCTAATTAAAATTTACCAGCTTACAATTAGCCCCTTACTAGGACTCACTTGCCGTTTCTATCCATCCTGTTCCCATTACATGATCGAAGCCTTGCAAAAACATGGAATTTTTAAAGGAGCTTGGTTAGGTTTAAAGCGGATTGCCCGTTGCCATCCATGGAATCCTGGCGGACACGATCCCGTGCCTTGA
- a CDS encoding glycosyltransferase: MNKEKNPLIYASAPLISVVIPAYNQAPFLPAALDSVLAQTYTLLDVIVIDDGSTDETAAICQQFSRKDPRIRWLAQPNQGPSAARNRGIALAKGEYICLLDGDDVMDSRRIAYQYAVFKDNPQVDIVFTALRIIDIDGHFLGEMHSLDYPPENFLAHMFFRNAIPGPSTIMAKRACLITHPYHEQFKHAEDYELMMRLAHLYRFKYLDIPLTSYRRHKENLSNDLAAHRQAELKVLRQYSPSHIDAVIERANLSPPEKKLLKGKIFFNRENFKESLEIFQSLDIPLAHFYAGNCYIKLNQFDQALREYVFSLQQDPSNAACQNNLGVVYAYQSDNELAKASFEKALNLKPGYLDAQHNLSHSSSPPSLRFTWRELRQDLLPYQP; the protein is encoded by the coding sequence ATGAACAAAGAGAAAAATCCCTTGATTTACGCTTCCGCTCCACTCATTAGTGTGGTTATTCCCGCTTATAATCAAGCTCCCTTTTTACCTGCCGCACTCGATAGCGTCCTCGCTCAAACCTACACTTTGCTGGATGTCATTGTGATTGATGACGGCTCAACAGATGAAACCGCAGCTATTTGCCAACAATTCTCTAGAAAGGATCCCCGTATTCGCTGGTTAGCGCAGCCCAACCAAGGCCCCTCAGCTGCTCGCAACCGAGGCATAGCCCTTGCCAAAGGAGAATATATCTGCTTATTGGATGGAGACGATGTGATGGATTCCCGGCGGATCGCTTATCAATATGCAGTTTTTAAAGACAATCCGCAAGTAGATATCGTCTTCACAGCCTTGCGCATCATCGATATCGACGGACACTTTTTAGGAGAAATGCATAGCTTGGATTATCCACCCGAAAATTTTCTAGCTCACATGTTTTTTCGAAATGCTATTCCAGGGCCTAGCACCATTATGGCCAAACGGGCCTGCTTGATCACCCATCCTTACCATGAACAATTCAAACATGCTGAGGATTATGAATTGATGATGCGCTTGGCCCACCTCTACCGCTTTAAATATTTAGATATTCCTTTAACCAGCTATCGTCGGCATAAAGAGAATTTATCCAACGATTTAGCGGCTCATCGCCAAGCAGAATTGAAGGTCTTGCGGCAATACTCCCCTTCACATATTGATGCGGTCATTGAACGTGCAAATCTAAGTCCGCCAGAGAAAAAGTTGCTCAAAGGGAAAATTTTTTTTAATCGCGAGAATTTCAAAGAATCCTTAGAAATCTTTCAAAGCTTAGATATTCCCCTTGCCCATTTCTACGCTGGCAATTGCTACATTAAACTCAATCAATTCGACCAAGCTTTACGTGAGTATGTCTTTTCTCTCCAACAAGATCCTTCTAATGCCGCTTGTCAAAATAATTTAGGGGTAGTCTACGCTTACCAAAGCGATAACGAGCTGGCTAAAGCCTCTTTTGAAAAAGCTCTGAACTTAAAACCCGGCTATCTGGATGCTCAGCATAACCTTTCCCATTCATCCAGCCCACCTTCTTTACGCTTTACTTGGCGAGAGCTGCGCCAAGATCTTCTCCCTTATCAACCTTGA
- a CDS encoding class I SAM-dependent methyltransferase, with translation MFIFVFACSLCCMLEATNNKDEPLSNQVWSQFGPLRHAYVAGRKEKPQEVFNILRSYVSLDARILDLGAGTGISTRQLFKNGFKHVIGVDRDFLMLEEARAANTKPFSIKYLQGDVGQGLPFPDAEFDVVTAFSAFHWFANPSSIHEVKRLLKPGGYYFIVGANRYSKEQKPDNPLSSGIKKIIEEAIGQKLPKKNVDSLQDLESQGFKIILNARIPYIHQYTKEEYLESIQSHSYWNFIRNVPPQVQQKVLRKIERFVNSFVDENGHIQQEGIVVVILAQSPESSD, from the coding sequence ATGTTTATTTTCGTATTTGCTTGCTCTTTATGTTGTATGCTAGAAGCGACAAACAATAAAGATGAACCTCTTTCCAATCAGGTGTGGTCCCAATTTGGCCCTCTTCGGCATGCTTATGTGGCAGGACGCAAAGAAAAGCCGCAAGAAGTATTTAATATTTTAAGATCATACGTCAGTTTGGATGCCCGAATTTTGGACTTAGGGGCAGGAACTGGAATTTCAACCAGGCAATTATTCAAGAATGGATTTAAGCATGTCATTGGCGTAGATCGCGACTTTTTAATGTTAGAAGAAGCGCGAGCGGCCAATACGAAGCCTTTTTCCATCAAATATCTTCAAGGAGATGTGGGCCAGGGGCTTCCCTTTCCCGATGCAGAATTTGATGTCGTTACCGCTTTTTCCGCTTTTCATTGGTTTGCCAACCCCTCCTCCATTCATGAAGTCAAGCGTCTTTTAAAACCCGGCGGCTATTATTTTATCGTTGGAGCAAATAGATATTCAAAAGAACAAAAGCCCGACAATCCACTAAGTTCTGGAATCAAAAAAATTATCGAAGAGGCTATTGGGCAAAAATTACCTAAAAAGAACGTCGATTCTTTACAAGATTTAGAAAGTCAGGGATTTAAAATTATCCTTAATGCCCGCATTCCCTATATCCACCAATATACGAAAGAAGAATATCTCGAATCCATTCAATCTCATAGCTATTGGAATTTTATCCGCAATGTCCCTCCTCAGGTACAGCAAAAAGTGCTGAGAAAGATCGAACGATTTGTCAATAGCTTTGTAGATGAAAACGGCCATATTCAGCAAGAGGGAATAGTTGTCGTTATTCTAGCCCAAAGCCCGGAATCATCCGATTAA
- a CDS encoding LysM peptidoglycan-binding domain-containing protein: MTNDPSLLLKKIRRLTQALLISGALNMGVLGLLSYWMMRERPPTPYCELRPASDSQQQLPLADHRGCTEVVAQLYKLPFYSLVNRLTRNQLVENGYAERDLALSCLIAFHYFDIQRALPPDNQPQQKRLLVWKHAATGELINLPVYPSLSDKQFDALIHFARTERWPLTAQGLFLMLQRQSKEAHLDPDLVETFMLTPEFWTVELLFSRSEQPISKQKILTILIEGKWDLLKQFADQQRQLHDLSDARRQKFLLDYIKEGAKSAAEWMIKSDWDFAVKKLDDNQATAILQLLDKTPESERFAKEMLISPRSTGVWRQASLRLYEFAGEQTPKEWNYQMALARFSPEKLSEVKLSPSPSLPLTAPPPALTLSPMRPLPINEKAPISLPKTLAAKDALSNDPLANKPRTAKKAAPPPQPISSTRTYTVQKGDSLWKISQKFKVDVNALKEGNQLQSDAIKPGMVLKIP, encoded by the coding sequence ATGACAAACGACCCTTCATTGTTATTAAAAAAAATTCGACGGCTGACGCAAGCGCTTCTCATTAGCGGTGCGCTCAATATGGGTGTTTTAGGACTTCTTTCGTATTGGATGATGCGCGAGAGGCCCCCGACTCCTTACTGCGAACTTAGGCCCGCAAGCGATAGCCAGCAACAGTTGCCTTTAGCAGACCATCGCGGGTGCACCGAAGTTGTTGCCCAGCTTTATAAGCTGCCTTTCTATTCTCTAGTCAATCGCCTCACACGCAATCAACTCGTCGAAAATGGATATGCCGAACGGGATTTAGCGTTATCGTGCTTGATCGCCTTTCACTACTTTGATATTCAACGCGCTCTTCCGCCAGATAATCAGCCTCAGCAAAAAAGGCTTCTAGTCTGGAAGCATGCGGCCACAGGCGAGCTGATCAACCTGCCCGTCTATCCGAGCTTAAGCGATAAACAGTTTGATGCACTCATTCATTTTGCAAGAACGGAACGCTGGCCACTGACAGCCCAAGGATTATTTTTAATGTTACAGCGGCAAAGCAAGGAGGCGCATTTAGATCCCGATTTGGTTGAAACGTTCATGCTTACCCCTGAATTTTGGACTGTTGAGCTTTTATTCAGCCGTAGCGAGCAACCGATTAGCAAGCAAAAGATTCTAACGATTTTAATAGAAGGCAAGTGGGATCTGTTAAAACAATTTGCCGATCAACAGCGTCAGCTTCACGACCTTTCAGATGCCAGAAGACAAAAATTTTTGTTAGATTATATTAAAGAGGGGGCCAAATCGGCAGCCGAATGGATGATTAAGTCTGACTGGGACTTTGCTGTAAAGAAATTGGATGATAACCAAGCCACTGCCATTTTACAGCTGTTAGATAAAACGCCTGAGAGCGAGCGCTTTGCTAAAGAAATGCTGATAAGTCCGCGCAGTACAGGCGTTTGGCGCCAAGCGTCTTTGCGCCTATATGAATTTGCTGGCGAACAAACCCCCAAGGAATGGAACTACCAGATGGCTTTGGCACGCTTTTCTCCCGAAAAGTTGTCCGAAGTCAAATTATCTCCTTCTCCCTCTTTACCTTTAACTGCTCCGCCACCTGCCCTAACTCTTTCACCTATGCGTCCCTTACCTATAAATGAGAAGGCCCCCATAAGTTTACCTAAAACTCTTGCCGCTAAAGATGCCCTTTCAAACGATCCGTTGGCAAATAAGCCCCGCACGGCTAAAAAAGCCGCCCCTCCTCCTCAGCCGATCTCCTCTACTCGTACTTATACAGTTCAAAAAGGCGATTCTCTTTGGAAAATTTCCCAAAAGTTTAAAGTGGACGTGAACGCTTTAAAGGAGGGCAATCAGCTTCAATCTGACGCCATTAAACCTGGAATGGTTCTAAAAATTCCTTAA